The Pseudoalteromonas nigrifaciens genome segment TGCATACCAAGCTCTTGATACCAGAGAACGTATTCTTGCACGGATCTTTCTCCAAAAAAACAAATTGTAGTACTAAATACCAACTAATTAACATTTAATCATTTTAGCGAGTTAGACATTGTATTAACAAGTTAAAAATTTTCATGTAGAACAACTACCTGTTAATTTTTATGTTGCTAATAAAGCGCTTCCTATCGCTATAATTGACTATTTACTTAATACAATCGATATAACTGTGAGAGTTAAGAAAGAAAACCTTTTATAAAGGTCACACCCATTCTACACTGGCAACAGTCCTCACGTAAACCGTGAGAAACTTAATTTTAAAATTAAAAGTAATAAAAAAGAGGATTTATGAGAACTGCTTTTTATATTTCAGATGGCACAGCAATTACTTCTGAGGTTTTTGGCCATGCTACTTTGTCACTGTTCCCTGTTGAATTTAATCATAAAACCATTCCCTTTGTAGAAACAGAAGAGAAAGCGCATCAAATTAAAGAGTTAATTAATGCAACGGCTAAAAGAGACGGTGAAAAGCCTTTAATATTTTTTACCTTTGTAAATTACAACTTAACTGAAATTATTAGCTCTGCTAATGCAGTGTGTTATGACTTTTTGACAACCTATAGCGAAAAAATAGAAAAAGAACTAAATGTGGCGCCAGTACCAAAAATTCATCGAACTCACTCTATTCATGAAAAAAGCTATGATTTTAGAATTGATGCGGTTAACTACGCGCTGATGAATGATGATGGCGGTAATATTAAAAACTATGGAGAGGCCGATATTATTTTAATCGGTGTGAGCCGCAGTGGTAAAACCCCAACGAGTTTATATTTAGCACTACAATATGGTATTAAAGCCGCTAACTACCCAATCACCGAAGACGACCTTGAAACTGAAGGCCTGCCTAAATGCTTAATACCTTTTAAACATAAATTATTTGGCTTAACTATTGATCCTGAGCGCCTTGCTGCCATTAGAGATAGGCGTATGGCTAATTCTAAATACGCATCTATTCGTCAATGTCGTATAGAAGTGCGCGAAGTAGAAATGCTGTATAAGCGTAATAGAATTCCATTTTTAAACTCTACTCATCACTCAGTTGAAGAAATATCAGCGAAGATTATATCTGATACCGATCTTGAGCGCCGTAAGTACTAACTTACTTAGCGGTTAACTTAACTAAAAAGTATAAAAAACGCCGCTTAATTAGCGGCGTTTGTATTTAGGGTAGTTATTTTATTTATTTACGTGCGTCTTTTAATAAATCGGCAACTAAAA includes the following:
- the ppsR gene encoding posphoenolpyruvate synthetase regulatory kinase/phosphorylase PpsR, coding for MRTAFYISDGTAITSEVFGHATLSLFPVEFNHKTIPFVETEEKAHQIKELINATAKRDGEKPLIFFTFVNYNLTEIISSANAVCYDFLTTYSEKIEKELNVAPVPKIHRTHSIHEKSYDFRIDAVNYALMNDDGGNIKNYGEADIILIGVSRSGKTPTSLYLALQYGIKAANYPITEDDLETEGLPKCLIPFKHKLFGLTIDPERLAAIRDRRMANSKYASIRQCRIEVREVEMLYKRNRIPFLNSTHHSVEEISAKIISDTDLERRKY